The Alkalihalobacillus sp. TS-13 genomic interval CCAGTTCATACATCATCTGAAGCTGAATAAGCTTTTGCTGGATGGTTGGAAGGTCATGTAGTTCCTTGTCGACTTCCTCTTTCACTTTTTCACCGACTTTGATGACAAGATTCATTGGTGAGGTAACCAGTTTATGCAGCATCAGCTTTCCTCAACGGTCAAGCGTATATTGACGAAATTATAAGCCGGCCAGGGACCTGTATAGTTGAAATCAACTTTATCCTTCCATTTCTCATGCGCTTCATTTACCTTTTGATCGAATGCTTCCTCCTGGTCTCGATCCACTAAGAATGATGCATTCAAGAGCATTTTTTCACCGAGAGGATCATTTGCTTTTGCAGCTTCAGCCGTTTCCTTCAGAGGAGCAAAAATTTCAGTTTTTATTTCATGTTGAATTTCGGTAACCATCTTTTGAGCCATTCCGCCTAGTTGGATACGCTCATAATAGCTGGCTGCTTCTGATTTACCGCGGACAGCTTCTGCTTTCTTTACAGCCTCAGGGTTCTCATTCACCTTTGATTCGAGCCATTCTTTTTTGCCAATGACTTTTAATCCCAGTTCTATTTTCCCTTTGATTTCAGGGAAAAGTTTCTTAAATTGCGGATAGAGATTTTCAAGAAGGACCTTGACATCATCCTTCGTTTTGAAGACATTTCCGAAACTGATCGGGATTACGGTATCTTTCTGATCCATTACTTTCGAAACAGTATTTTGATGAAACATCAGGTTATCCTTGTTAGGATGATAGATTTTCATCGGTACTTCCGCACACACCATAGCAGCATCTTCATGCCGTATCGTGAATATTTCTCTTACTGTGTCTTCTATCTCAACTGTACCGAACTCATCTTCTTGATCCGTTTGGATCCCGCAAAATAGGTAAATCCCCTGTTCTTCATGCTCAGCCATCTTATCTCTCCTTTTTCATGACGACAGTTTCATATATTGTTACATTCTTTTAGTATCAACTCTTCTGCCGCTGCGCGAGGATCTTCTGCCTCAATACAACGACTCATCGGATAACTGAGTATATCGATACATAGCCGTTGAAATTCTTCATCCTCACCATCGATAGGAATATCTTGTTCTAATGCGATCCTTGCAATCATGATTGATGATCGGATGCTCGGAGCGTTGCTATTGTCTGTCGAACATTTATCACGCAAATTGGACACGAGTGTCGTAATCGCTCTTGCGTCATCTTCATCAATTCCAAGCTTTTCAGAAACAATTTCAGTTTCCCCTTCAATATCCTTATAATCTACAAATATCGTCACTAATCGATCCATCAGAGCATCCTGGGTTTTATAGACACCTGCGTACTCTGCAGGATTACTTGTGAATATCACTGAAAACTCTGGATGTACCCGATAGAAGGGCTCCGTATGCTTTGAACCGTATAACGGAAGTACACCTTCTTCCAAAATGGATAAAAACAGGTTGTTCGTCGTAGGCTGAGAACGTGTAAATTCATCATAAACGAGCGTATAGCCATGCTTGACTGCTTCAAGCAAACGACCGTCCTTCCATGATTCCGTGACGCTTTCATCCTTTTTGTAAACCCTGCGTACATACTGATCAACGACCTTTTTACTTGTATAGCCTGTAAAATCGCCAATCAAATCCTTATTGTTCAGTTCATGATTCCCATGCATGACCATAACGGGTCTCTTTCGTTTCTTCGCAAGGGCAAGTGCAAGCGACGTCTTCCCTGCACCTGTAGGTCCTGTGAAATGGATCGGATATCCTGCTTTCAAGTATTGCAAGGAGCGGGAAAGCAACTGTTTTGTTTCTGGATCCTGAATTAATTCTCGTGTGTCTTTCTCTATCTGTTCTTTCAATACAGCCATTGAAGCCTCCCTCTGGTTACCTCCTAGACTTCAACATCGATCGCGCTTCTAAAGCGGATATCCTGTCTCTTGAACGAGGTGACCTCTTTATCTTTATTGACCAAGACTTCATAGGTACCAACCATTTCGTCTTTTGCATATTTTTTCATATATTCTTTTTCTTCAATTACTTCAATTGTGACTTTCCAACCTTCATCCTCTGCTGCCTCTACAGATGTGATCTTATGCGGAGGAGCAACATGCTCTTTGAAAAAATCAGCCACATTTTTCATGATCTCTTTGATTTCCATAGTCGCCTCCACTTAGTCTTTAGATATAGGAAGAGGGAGGGCTCAGTTTAAAGCCCCCTCTCTTCTAAATACTGAATTGTGCATTTCTGCGTTCATTGGTTTGTTGCGGTAATCCTTCTTCTTCCACTTCGTCCCGTAACAGGCCAACTGCTTCCGCATAACGTAACCACGTGTCCACACTTGCAATGACAACGCGTGCTTCAACAGTTAGGATTTCAATACCTACAACAGAAACTCTTGCAAATGCATCGATGACAATTCCCTTATCGAGAATTCTGTCGATTACCTCTGCTAGACTTGAACTATCAGTACTTTTTTGAACAGCCATTGTTACATTCTCCTTTCACGATCGTAGGTTTACGAACCTAATGATTTGATATCAGTTGAAGATTTGATATCCGTAGAGCTCTTGATATTCTGGGAACTTTTGATATCGTTAGCACCCTTGATATCTTTAACGCCTTTCAATTTCGTTCCGTTATTGTTTGAGTTGGAGGAAGAGATTTTCTCTTGAAATTCTTGCCCAGCTTCTTTCACTTTAGCTAATTTTTCCCGGACAGATAAAAGCACATCTTGTACTTTGTCTTGTGCTTTGTCTGCTTTACCATGTACTTTTTCTGCGTTCCGTTCTTTTGCATCAGCTAATTTTTCAGACGCTTCATCGGCTTTTTCCTGAAGGTCATTTGTCATCTTCTCTTTAGCTTTTTCTTTCACTTCATCCTTCACCTTTTCTTTTACAGATGAAGGTGTTTTCTCAATAGCCTTGCTTACAGCTTTTTGAGCAACCTTTTTGATAGGTTTATCACTCATGGAATCCCCCCTTTAAGGTGGGTCTCACTTATTTTTTATCATCTAACAATGCATTCAATTTTTCTTCGATTCTTTGCAATTGGTCATTTAAATTTTTATTTTCTTCTTTCAATTCTTTATACCGTTCATCCGAATCAGATCCAGACTCTTGTACTTCTTCGTCCTCAGTGCCTTCATTGAGTAAAGCGCCACCTGGTTTCAGAAGCGTCCCTTCGTACTTACTCCAGTAACCTGCTGCAGTTTGGCGTAGAGCCATCATAGCCTGTTCAGTGATCATTTGCTGAGCTGTCCTGCGCAGTTCATTTCCTGCAGCTCTGACCACTTCCGATTGACCTATGCTGCTCACAACTTTTTTTCCTGTACCGGGACTTGAAAGAAGACCAATACTAGCACCAACAACTCCTCCAATGATGGCAAGATTCATCGAATTTTGCTGCATATTCGTTGGTTGAGTATTTTTTTGTTTATCTGTCATTACCTTTCGTTTCCCTTCTATTAGTGATCTTCATCAATTAGAGTTCTGTCAGAATCAATGATGATCAAAAGCTTAATTGTGCTTGTCGATCGTTTCCTTGTACGAATCCTTCCTCTTGGACATCATCGCGTAGCAATCCTACTGCATTCGCATATCTCAACCAGGTGTCTACACTTGCGATGACAACTCTTGCTTCTACTGTCAATATTTCAATTCCCACGAGAGATACTCTAGCGAACGCATCAATTACGATTCCTTTATCTAATATCCTGTCAATGACTTCTGCAAGACTTGAACTATCGGTGCTTTTTTGAACAGCCATACTGACATTCTCCTTTCGATTTAATTTTAGAGTGATAAAGGGTCTAGCCAATTTGTATATTTGAATGTTAGAGGAACTATACCCCCTTTGATTTGGACTTAAAACCAGCGTTGGGCAAAGGCGGAAAAAACATTCCATTTTTTTCACCTAATATTGTCGAATTATATCCTTCTGTAATAGAAGTTTCCTTTATTTAAAGGGACTTTCACGGTTTCTGTTTTCAGAATAAAACAAACGTAACAATTACATTACAAAAACACATAAATACGGAACATCTGTATAAACGACAATTTTTGAGGATGTTAGAGGATTAGTAAGAATATTCAAACTTATCTGATCTCTAAATTCTATAATGCTTGATTTTTGAATATATAACCAATTTTGGTCTTTGTATCCTGAAATAGAGTCCCCTATACTTATAAGATAGTTCTTTGGTCACTTAAGCTGATTTCTCTCACAAATACTTTCTGCCTTTTCTTTATGTATAAAACTTTTAAGGAGGTTCAAAAATTGAAGAAATTTTCTTTATTTATTTTGATCGCCACAATGTTTTTATTAGTGGCTTGTGGAAATAACTCTGATGCTGACAGTAATGGCTCGACCCTTGAACAAGCGAAGGAAGAAGGCAAAATCACAGTAGGTTTTGCAGGTGAAAATCCTTATGCCTACGAAGACGAAAATGGAAAGCTTACTGGGGAAGCTGTAGAAATTGCCCGGAAAATTTTCAAAGAGCTAGGCATAGAGGAAATGGATGGTGAGTTAGTAAAATTCAGTTCGTTGATACCAGGGCTGAAGGCTGGGAAATTTGATGTCATTACTGCTGGTATGTACATAACACCTGATAGATGTGAAGAGGTTGCATTCGGGGAACCGGAATACAGTATCGGGGAAGCTCTCGCCGTGCAAAAAGGAAACCCAATGGATCTCCATAGTTATGAAGATATAGCTAATAATCCCGATGCCAAAATTTCTGTCATGAATGGTGCCATCGAAATTGATTACTTAAAGGCTGTTGGAGTCAAAGACAGCCAAATGGAAATCGTTTCTGATATTCCAGCGAACATTTCAGCACTTGAATCTGGGAGGGTTGATGCAATCACGATGACTGGTCCAACTCTTGAGGCTGCTCTCAAAACAGCAAATGCAAAGAATATCGATCGTGTGGAAGATTTCACACAACCTACTGTGGATGGGGAAAGTGTACGTGGGTATGGTGCCGCAGCGTTTAACCCGTCAGACGAAGAACTTATTGATGCATATAACAAAGAGCTTGGTAAATTAAAAGAATCGGGAGAACTATTAGAAATTATCAAACCATTCGGCTTCACAGAAGAGGATCTGCCAGGAGATAAGACAACAGAAGCTTTATGTGGCAAATAGACCCCATTCTTTAATAGCAAGTACGTTTATGGAGGCAGGCGCTCTTAAATAAGGAGGGCCTGTTCTTTTCTTAAGGCGTTTTCGCAAACTTTATTGCTCTTGAAAGTGGTGGATTTTCGCTTCAGGTGCTCGCTTTCCGCGGGGTGTGCGGTGAGCCCACTCGTCGCCTTGCGACAATGAATGGTCTCACCTGTCCCACTGATCCCGCAGGAGTCTCGCACCTTGCTCTCCAATCAACTTGCACAAGATGGTTCATTACCAAAATGACCCAAAGCAACAATCTTTAAGAAAAGAACCTTTCTTAATCTAATAAGTTCATACTCTGTGAAAGATTCATAGCAAAAAAGTCTTTCCGCAGATCCTTACTATCAAAATTTGAAGGGTGTGGGATAACATTAACGTTTATTTGGACATCTTAAATAAATTATTACCTGCAGGGTGGATGACGATCAAAATATTAGTAACATCTGCAATATTGACCTACTTGATCGCTTTCATAGCCGGTCTAGGCAGAGTATCGCAGTTTTCCATCATACGGACCTTGACCATGATTTACGTGGAATTATTCCGCGGTACATCCTTGCTCGTGCAAATGTTCTGGATCTTCTTCGCATTACCTGCTTTTGGCGTAGAATTCTCAGCCTTCTGGGCAGGAGTATTAGCATTGAGCCTAAACTATGGGGCCTATGCTTCTGAGGTTGTAAGAGGATCAATCCTGGCGATTCCTAAAACACAGACAGAAGCTTCCATCGCGTTGAATATGACTCGATGGCAACGATTGAAATTAGTCATTCTACCCCAGGCATTCCGAATTATGCTCCCAGGTTTGGGGAACAACTCGATTGAACTCCTGAAAGGAACTTCTCTTGTATCACTGATCACTTTAGGGGATCTCACCTATCGTGGGTTGATCATACAAAATACGAACCTCAGTTATACGGTTCCTGTATTCGTTCTATTATTAATTCTCTATTTCATCATAGCTTTGCCACTTATCATCATCGTGAGGCGATTAGAATCTAGAGCATCGAAAGGAGTGGCGAAGGTATGACTTGGGATTGGACGTTCGCAATAGAAGTTTTCCCGGAAATATTCAATGTAATCTGGCTTGTAATCGGAATAACATTGGGTGCTTATGCAGTAGCTCTGGTGTTTGGCCTGATATTGACCTTTGCACGACGATCCAGCTTCAAGCCTCTGTCTTGGATTGTGTACGGATTTATTGAATTCATACGGAGCACACCTCCGTTAGTGCAACTGTTTTTTGTTTATTTTGCCTTGCCGTTGATCGGCATCTCTCTTAATAAATATGTTGCCGGAATCCTTACCTTGGGAATTCATTACAGCACATATGTGTCGGAAGTTTACCGTTCTGGGATTGATTCAATTGAAAAAGGGCAATGGGAAGCCGCAAGAGCATTGAACTTTACCAACTCACAGACTTGGGTCAAAGTCATACTTCCTCAAGCCATCCCCCCTGTGATCCCAATGTTTGGAAATTACTTGATCATTTTATTTAAAGAAACGCCTCTTTTAATGGCAATCGGGGTAGTTGAATTTCTACAAAAAGCATTCTTGATTGGAGCAGATCACTTTAAATATCTAGAACCATTAACCATTGTAGGGTTTCTATTTCTTCTGCTCAGCTACCCATCTGCTTTACTTATCAACAGGCTGGAAAAATGGTCGAATCAAGCTTACGGAAAGGGAAGCCGTTGAAATAATCCAAGTTAATGAATGATTATGAGAAAGGACGGACCAATGACAAAAAATTCAGTTCAAAATCAACCACTTGTTAAATATGAAAAGGTTACAAAGAAATTTGGTGATTTAGAGGTTTTAAAAGGACTAGACCTTGAGATCAATCCTGGAGAAAGAGTCGCATTGATCGGTCCAAGTGGCTCAGGGAAAACCACAATCATCAGAATGTTAATGACACTGGAGGAACTTACTGACGGCGTTATAATCGTAGACGGCACGCCATTATGGCATAAAGAACTGAATGGCAAGTTGGTGCCAGCTGATGAAAACCATTTACGTAAAATTCGAGGGGATATCGGTATGGTCTTCCAACAATTCAATCTATTTCCCCATATGACGATCCTGAGAAATGTAACTGAAGCTCAAATCCATGTAAAAGGTACTCCTAAGGATGAAGCTGAAAAACGGGCGATTGATATGCTTAAGAAGGTAGGGCTTGGAGAAAAAATCAATGCTTATCCTCTTCAATTATCAGGTGGGCAACAACAGCGTGTTGCCATTGCCAGGGCAGTCGTCATGCAGCCGAAAATCATGCTGTTCGATGAAGTCACTTCTGCGTTAGACCCTGAGCTCGTAGGGGAAGTGTTACAGGTTATTAAAGGAATTGCAAAAGAATCGGATATGGCCATGATTCTCGTCACACATGAAATGGATTTTGCACGGGATGTGGCCGATCGCATTGTTTTTCTTCACGATGGACTGATTGAAGAACAGGGAAGCCCACAAGAAATATTGGAAACCCCCCAGAGCCCTAGACTTCAATCCTTCCTTAAACGTTTTTTGAGTACTACTTAATAATTAAGACTCTATACGCTCATTTTCAACAGTGTTTTGTGAGCCTTTTGCAAGGCTAATCACACATATTTCGCAACTGGAATCGCCATATCATAAATAAAAGCGCAACCGCCCTGATAAGCCACGAAGGTCACTGGAAGTCCGAAGAGGAGGCTGTTGCCGCTGCAGAAGGACTGAAGTGATCCAAGTGGTTGGGCGGTGGAACTAGACATTTCTTCACCGATACCAAAATTTTTATACTTTCAGAAAAAAGAGCTCAGATTCGAGCTCTTTTTTCTCTTTAATAGAGGGGGAAATATGCGAAACTCCTGTGAGAAAGCAGTCTAAGCGGAACCCCGTAAGCGAGGAACGAACTGAGGCAGATTGCCACATATACGAAATAGCCTTAAATAAGTATTTTTATTCCCTCCCTTATTAAAAACCCTAGACCAACGTTTACACCTATTTCCTTATCATGGTTTCAGGCAAAACAGTGGTTCCTTACCCCTAACTATCAATGTCCAAATTGTAAACGCTTCACTTTATGTAAGACCTTCTATTTACTAATTCTTCCACTTTTTGTGATGTTAGATAAACTCACATGGTTAATGAATACAAATGTGGTTCATGTAAAAATAAACATTATCAATGCATTAGAGGTGGTTAGAATGGAAACGAACGTTTACAAGGGAAACAAAAAGATTCTAATGTTAACAACACTAGCTTTTTTCATTACTTTTGTCGTTTGGTTTAACATGGCTCCATTAATGTCAACCTTGAAAAGCACTTTCGGTCTCACAAATGATGAGGTAGCTATTTTGGGTGTAGCAAACGTTGCTTTGACAATACCAGCTCGTGTATTAATTGGAATGCTTGTTGACAAATTTGGTCCAAGAAAAGTGTATTCTGGATTATTGATGATTTTAAGTATTCCGTGTTTTGCCTTTGCCCTATCAAATTCTTTTATCCAATTGATGGTTTCAAGAATGTTTCTTGCTATTATAGGTGCCGGGTTCGTAGTTGGGATTCGTCTTGTATCGGAATGGTTCCCACCTAAACATGTTGGTTTCGCTGAAGGAATTTATGGAGGTTGGGGTAACTTTGGGTCTGCAGCTGCCGCAATGCTCCTGCCGACGCTAGCAATCATATTTGGCGGTGAGAATGGCTGGAGGTATGCAATTGGTTTAACAGGTCTTATCGCACTTGTATACGGGATTATCTTTAGCCGTATAGTAAGGGACACACCTGAAGGAATTGAATATAAACGTCCTAAGAAAAGTGGAGCATTAGAGGTTACGAGCTATAAAGATATGATAGGGTTAATCATAATGACGTTACCTGTTTACGGTATCCTCGGTTTTTTAACTTATAGATTAGGATGGCAATTGAATTTCATTAGTAATGGAGTTGCTTATACCGTATTGGCGGCATTGCTCGGACTTTTCGTTCTAAATATTTACAAAATTCTTGATGTTAACAAAGAAACATTAAAAAATGGGGTTCCTGAAAAAGAGAAGTATTCGTTTAAGCAGGTCGCCATTTTAGACTTCTCTTATTTTTGTACGTTTGGTTCTGAATTGGCTGTTGTTTCGATGCTACCATTATTTTTCGAACAAACATTCACATTAAGCATTGCCCAAGCTGGTTTAATTGCAAGTAGTTTCGCATTTATGAACTTAATGTCACGCCCAGGTGGTGGATGGTTAAGTGATAAATTTGGTCGAAAGAAGACGTTAAGCATTTTAATGTTAGGTTTGGCACTAGGATATTTCGCCATGGCACAAATTGGTTCTAGCTGGCCTATATGGCTTGCAGTCCTAATTACAATGTGCTGCTCATTTTTCGTCCAAGCAGGTGAAGGTGCAGTTTATTCAATGGTGCCACTCGTTAAAAAGAGAATAACAGGACAGGTTTCTGGAATGGTAGGAGCATATGGAAATATTGGTGCAACGACATTTTTAACAATTTTTAGTTTTGTTAGTCCAAAGGCCTTCTTTATCACAATTGGATGTTCAGCGATTGTTTGCTTCTTGTGCACTTTATACTTGAAGGAACCAGATATGGAGGCAATTGTAGAACAAACCTTAGAAAAGGATGAAGAAAAAAATGCAGAGAGAGTGGTATCCTAAAAAAACAATGTATTTCATCGTGTAGGTCATCCATTGACTATTACGCTTTGAGATCTGGACAATTATTTCTCTATAGTGGATGAACAAAAGCCCTCTCTCCTATGACTTTATAGAGAGAGGGCTTTGTGTAAAAATTTGTGGATGACTACCCCACATAGACTGGCTTGCCTTATTTTATCTGTCGAATCAGCCGATCGACTATTGTTATTATTTGCTTAGTTTATAATAATCCATCTTAGAAGTCTCTACAAAACCACAGGATTTATAGAGGTCTAAGGCATTCTTGTTTTTCACAGCAACTTGCAGCATTATTTTATTTACTTGCCTTTCATTCAGGTAATCTATCGCTTTCATTAGTATCTCTCTACCATAACCTTTTCTTCGATATTCCGGAAGGACTCCTAACCCGTAAATACCACCTAAACCATCATTTACAGCCAAATGTACCTTTCCTATGATTGTATTGTCAATTTCAACAATAAAAATATCTACCCCGCGCTTTGCCTCTTCCTCCGGGAGAATCAGATCCTCTTTCACGGATTCAACTTGAAAATACATGGCATTTTGCCTTGCGATTTCTTTTGCGTCTTTATTGATTGCTTTCCTAAGTATCAAATCATTTAAAGCTGAACCTAGATTCGGTTTACCTCTTAAATACATTTCATATTCTGAGTTATCATAAAGAGCACCAGTTCGTTTGATAAATTCAAGACCAGGTAAAGAGGTATTATCACAAAGTAAAAGCATATCCGTCGTTTTTCTTTTATACCACTCATCTTTCACCAATGAGAATAAGCTGTTGAAAACTCCCATTCTCCTATATTCAGGATGAACCATGCCATTAACCTCTAATTCTCTACCAAATTGACATATACCAATATATCCGATAAGTGTCCCTTCATCATAGAACATAAATTCATTGATCCTATTAATATCTACACTTTTATCCAGTGCTTTGCTCCATTTATAATCAAGTTCTAGCTTTAGTGTTACGTTATCTTCCATAACACAATACTTCTGGAGACCATTTATTTCTTCATAGTCCTGTTTTTCTAGATGCCCTTTTAATTTTATACTGGGGCTTTTCATTTGCTCCATAATTTCGTATATCTCCTTTTTGTTGAAGAGAATAATAAGAACGTATATAAGTATATAGTAAAAGTACAACTGCATGAAGATTTCATGTCATCCGACATAAATATTATTTAATAAGCTTTGTACAATTATATATCATACTGGTTCTTTTTACTCCTAAACCGGTAGTCTGTCTTTCCTAATTACATGATGTAAGCGCTTTCTGTGATGATAACATTTTGTTATTATTTTTTTTTTTAGTATTTTATATAAATACTAGAAAGTTAGGAAAGGGAGATTTATAAAGTATGAGGAAAAAATTCGTATATCCATTTTTAATTGTTTTTTTAAGCTTTTCATTAGGGGCTTGCTCGGAAAAAACGAAAGAAGCACCTGATACAAATGAAAGTGAAAGAAAAGAGAATCACAGTAAACAGACTGCTCATTGGTCCTATGAAGGGGAATCAGGGCCAGAACACTGGGGAGAATTGGACCAAGCGAACGCAACATGTGTTAACGGAAGTGAACAATCTCCAATTAATATTGAATTCTCACAGGTAATAACCGAGAAAAAAACAGAAAACATTCAGATTCAATATGAGCCCACACCTTTTACACTAGTAAACAACGGTCATACCGTGCAGGCTAATGCTAAAACAGAAAGCAACAGTATATTAGTTGGAGGAAATAAGTACAAGCTCGCTCAATTTCACTTCCATACTCCGAGTGAACATCAATTTAATGGTCAACATTATGATATGGAGTTACACCTTGTACATAAAGACGCGAATGGAAAGATTGCCGTCCTTGGCGTAATGATACAAGAAGGGGAAAAAAGTGAAAAACTTGCATCTATTTGGGATGAATTACCGAAGGAAGAAACAAGAGAAGATATTCCCGTAAAAGAACCAATCGATTTACAGGGTATACTTCCTCAAGATCAAACGTCTTTTCATTATAATGGATCGTTAACAACTCCTCCTTGTACAGAAGAAGTGAAATGGGTCATATTTGAGGAGCCGATTGAAATGTCAAAAGAACAAATTCGGGCATTCCAGCAAATCTTCCCCGACAACCATCGTCCTGTACAATCTTCAAATGATCGTGAAATATATGAAACAAAATAAAGAATGATATCAAGTAAGTTGGCCACCATAAATTCTTTTCTCTTATTCAAGAAAATGGTCCTTATGTAGAATAACTACCAAAATCTGTTTGTTCCTCTTTTTCTAGCTTCGCAACAAGAATTGCAATTAAACCCTCTATTATACACTTGGACAAGAAAAATCGCAGGTGGTTTCATACGGAAACCACCTGCGATTTTATACGTTAATTTGCTCTGGGCTTAAACAAAACCCGTTAGGTTATCATGCCGCTACTTGTTTTATTATTTATTCATACTGGATAGAAAATCACCTAGTGGATCATCGTCCTCTTCAACCTCTTCATCCTGTTGAGTTTGAATTTCTTTTCGCAGGTTTTCCAAGTTGATTCCATCCAGGTCGTCATCGTTTTCTACCCATTTCTGTTCTGCTTTTATATCTTTACTAGAATTGAACGCGTCTGGTTGGAAGCTTGTCAATGCAGCAGCCGCCTCATCTTCTTGTAGATAAAGTGCTTCATCAATATCAATTGAATTGCTGTTAAGTGTTGCGAGAAGCGTAGTTGCACGCATTGGGTCATTAATCAAATGAAACAGGATACTCCCGATCAACGCTTCTGAATGCTCATGCTTGATCCAATTCCTCTGTGCTTTTGTCAATTGCTTTGGCAGAGGGATTGTAATCGTTTCTCTTTCTTTTGCAAAGGATTCGTTCACTCCTTGCAGGACATACTGAGCTATTTTACTAGAAAAGTTTCTTCTCTCAGTTTCTTTCAGCCTTTGCAGTTGTTTTAAAAGATGATCCGGTGTATCTGAAGGTACACGAAACGTAATCGTCTGCCCTCGTTCAACACCTTTTTTTGAACCACTCATACAATCACCTACTTAGCAGATGCAGTCGCTTTCTTTTCGTCTTTCGTCTCTTTTGTGTTCTTACGGATGAAATCAGAAATCAATTTATAATAGGCGTTCGCCATCATCCAGACACTTTCGTTCTCATCCTCAAAGAATTCGATATTGAATCCATCCAAATTATTATTCAGTGTCTTCAAATAATCTTTAAGCACTGCAGATCCCCCACCTACAAAATAGCAAATCTCTGTTTGGGAATTACGCTGCCAAACGTTTCGCAAATAACGATATTGCTTTTTGGCAAGTTCCAAGAGGATTCGGTCTGTAATATCAT includes:
- a CDS encoding GvpL/GvpF family gas vesicle protein → MAEHEEQGIYLFCGIQTDQEDEFGTVEIEDTVREIFTIRHEDAAMVCAEVPMKIYHPNKDNLMFHQNTVSKVMDQKDTVIPISFGNVFKTKDDVKVLLENLYPQFKKLFPEIKGKIELGLKVIGKKEWLESKVNENPEAVKKAEAVRGKSEAASYYERIQLGGMAQKMVTEIQHEIKTEIFAPLKETAEAAKANDPLGEKMLLNASFLVDRDQEEAFDQKVNEAHEKWKDKVDFNYTGPWPAYNFVNIRLTVEES
- the gvpA gene encoding gas vesicle structural protein GvpA — protein: MAVQKSTDSSSLAEVIDRILDKGIVIDAFARVSLVGIEILTVEARVVIASVDTWLRYANAVGLLRDDVQEEGFVQGNDRQAQLSF
- the ehuB gene encoding ectoine/hydroxyectoine ABC transporter substrate-binding protein EhuB, which translates into the protein MKKFSLFILIATMFLLVACGNNSDADSNGSTLEQAKEEGKITVGFAGENPYAYEDENGKLTGEAVEIARKIFKELGIEEMDGELVKFSSLIPGLKAGKFDVITAGMYITPDRCEEVAFGEPEYSIGEALAVQKGNPMDLHSYEDIANNPDAKISVMNGAIEIDYLKAVGVKDSQMEIVSDIPANISALESGRVDAITMTGPTLEAALKTANAKNIDRVEDFTQPTVDGESVRGYGAAAFNPSDEELIDAYNKELGKLKESGELLEIIKPFGFTEEDLPGDKTTEALCGK
- the gvpQ gene encoding gas vesicle protein GvpQ; the protein is MSDKPIKKVAQKAVSKAIEKTPSSVKEKVKDEVKEKAKEKMTNDLQEKADEASEKLADAKERNAEKVHGKADKAQDKVQDVLLSVREKLAKVKEAGQEFQEKISSSNSNNNGTKLKGVKDIKGANDIKSSQNIKSSTDIKSSTDIKSLGS
- the ehuD gene encoding ectoine/hydroxyectoine ABC transporter permease subunit EhuD, with protein sequence MTWDWTFAIEVFPEIFNVIWLVIGITLGAYAVALVFGLILTFARRSSFKPLSWIVYGFIEFIRSTPPLVQLFFVYFALPLIGISLNKYVAGILTLGIHYSTYVSEVYRSGIDSIEKGQWEAARALNFTNSQTWVKVILPQAIPPVIPMFGNYLIILFKETPLLMAIGVVEFLQKAFLIGADHFKYLEPLTIVGFLFLLLSYPSALLINRLEKWSNQAYGKGSR
- a CDS encoding gas vesicle protein GvpG yields the protein MLHKLVTSPMNLVIKVGEKVKEEVDKELHDLPTIQQKLIQLQMMYELEEIPEDVFKEKEEELLQRYEIAKQKEMEQWEEMTKKKE
- the gvpN gene encoding gas vesicle protein GvpN; the encoded protein is MAVLKEQIEKDTRELIQDPETKQLLSRSLQYLKAGYPIHFTGPTGAGKTSLALALAKKRKRPVMVMHGNHELNNKDLIGDFTGYTSKKVVDQYVRRVYKKDESVTESWKDGRLLEAVKHGYTLVYDEFTRSQPTTNNLFLSILEEGVLPLYGSKHTEPFYRVHPEFSVIFTSNPAEYAGVYKTQDALMDRLVTIFVDYKDIEGETEIVSEKLGIDEDDARAITTLVSNLRDKCSTDNSNAPSIRSSIMIARIALEQDIPIDGEDEEFQRLCIDILSYPMSRCIEAEDPRAAAEELILKECNNI
- the gvpT gene encoding GvpT/GvpP family gas vesicle accessory protein yields the protein MTDKQKNTQPTNMQQNSMNLAIIGGVVGASIGLLSSPGTGKKVVSSIGQSEVVRAAGNELRRTAQQMITEQAMMALRQTAAGYWSKYEGTLLKPGGALLNEGTEDEEVQESGSDSDERYKELKEENKNLNDQLQRIEEKLNALLDDKK
- the gvpO gene encoding gas vesicle protein GvpO, coding for MEIKEIMKNVADFFKEHVAPPHKITSVEAAEDEGWKVTIEVIEEKEYMKKYAKDEMVGTYEVLVNKDKEVTSFKRQDIRFRSAIDVEV
- the ehuC gene encoding ectoine/hydroxyectoine ABC transporter permease subunit EhuC, giving the protein MDILNKLLPAGWMTIKILVTSAILTYLIAFIAGLGRVSQFSIIRTLTMIYVELFRGTSLLVQMFWIFFALPAFGVEFSAFWAGVLALSLNYGAYASEVVRGSILAIPKTQTEASIALNMTRWQRLKLVILPQAFRIMLPGLGNNSIELLKGTSLVSLITLGDLTYRGLIIQNTNLSYTVPVFVLLLILYFIIALPLIIIVRRLESRASKGVAKV
- the gvpA gene encoding gas vesicle structural protein GvpA encodes the protein MAVQKSTDSSSLAEVIDRILDKGIVIDAFARVSVVGIEILTVEARVVIASVDTWLRYAEAVGLLRDEVEEEGLPQQTNERRNAQFSI